One region of Primulina tabacum isolate GXHZ01 chromosome 17, ASM2559414v2, whole genome shotgun sequence genomic DNA includes:
- the LOC142531754 gene encoding uncharacterized protein LOC142531754, producing the protein MTNITKLEFKALDLTRKNYLSWILDVEIHVVSINLGDTIKKGNELSHQDRAKELIFLRHHLNDGLKVEYLTVKEPRELWKNLKERFDHQRTQYRECGFQRYSELISCLLVVEQNNELLMKNHQMRPNESTQFPKANGTTFLEEYEIEFPDANANSTQNHNNESERGRERGRS; encoded by the exons aTGACGAACATTACCAAACTTGAATTTAAAGCACTTGATTTGActagaaaaaattatttatcatggaTTTTGGATGTCGAGATCCACGTTGTCTCTATAAATTTAGGAGATACAATCAAAAAAGGAAATGAATTGTCCCATCAGGACCGTGCAAAGGAACTCATTTTTCTTCGTCATCACCTCAATGATGGGTTGAAAGTCGAATATCTCACTGTGAAAGAGCCACGAGAGCTTTGGAAAAAtctaaaagaaagatttgaccATCAGAGAACT CAATATCGTGAATGTGGATTTCAAAGGTACTCTGAACTCATCTCGTGCTTACTAGTTGTTGAACAAAATAATGAGCTGCTCATGAAAAATCACCAAATGCGTCCAAATGAATCCACACAATTTCCTAAAGCAAATGGAACTACATTTCTTGAAGAATATGAAATTGAATTTCCTGATGCAAATGCTAATtccactcaaaatcataacaatgaAAGTGAGCGTGGACGTGAGCGTGGGCGTAGCTAA